One region of Dysidea avara chromosome 1, odDysAvar1.4, whole genome shotgun sequence genomic DNA includes:
- the LOC136236706 gene encoding uncharacterized protein, protein MLDNERIENNYPWTIYLLVDLKVVFIITHIYISVISLISTTANSEATNDRQSGNMFKVTSSLSDVGVSEIDDAVLWNCRECSMTKRYYVFLYWMTFIALAVALISFCVVKVITLINVGWCGSDKRTLTKLWHMVVFKYLRENTEVLKKSEIKQPSEKVLVSLSKTIQLLNKNVADQADENYINLPKHLTSRKKFWNTVIPCWLVILLALTMIFSFLSYDLHPLTCITKPRDDNISYKNGKVEIKFPKSILIFQKVAFSIAAGLVLIVVAFVIAFYCLTYTVVNSIYEGKKDYIQQEIELQPVPAETQTTDYHDLTAQSITLTCATDDSITDSKLPQSEIPIFPNRPKSAITSRVVASAAPT, encoded by the exons ATGCTTGACAATGAAAGAATAGAAAACAATTATCCATGgaccatatat cttCTTGTTGATTTGAAGGTTGTTTTTATAATCACACACATCTATATATCTGTTATCAGTCTGATATCTACAACTGCAAATAGTGAAGCTACTAATGATAGGCAAAGTGGTAACATGTTTAAAGTAACATCGTCACTTTCCGATGTGGGTGTGTCAGAGATTGACGATGCTGTATTATGGAACTGTAGAGAATGTTCAATGACGAAAAGGTATTATGTGTTCCTGTACTGGATGACCTTCATTGCCTTAGCTGTGGCATTGATATCTTTCTGTGTAGTGAAAGTTATAACTTTGATTAATGTTGGCTGGTGTGGATCTGACAAACGAACACTCACCAAGCTATGGCATATGGTTGTATTTAAATATCTACGAGAAAACACAGAAGTTCTTAAAAAATCTGAAATCAAACAACCATCAGAAAAGGTTTTAGTGTCTCTAAGTAAAACTATACAGCTTTTAAACAAAAATGTTGCTGACCAAGCTGACGAAAATTATATTAACTTACCAAAGCACCTAACTTCACGCAAAAAGTTCTGGAATACTGTAATTCCTTGTTGGTTAGTAATTTTACTTGCATTGACAATGATATTTTCTTTTTTATCATATGATTTACACCCCCTAACTTGCATAACAAAACCAAGAGATGACAACATATCTTACAAAAATGGAAAAGTTGAGATTAAATTTCCTAAGTCCATACTCATATTCCAGAAAGTGGCATTTAGTATCGCTGCTGGTTTAGTTTTAATAGTTGTTGCATTTGTTATAGCTTTTTATTGCCTTACGTACACAGTCGTTAACAGCATTtatgaaggcaaaaaagattataTACAACAAGAAATTGAATTACAGCCTGTACCTGCTGAAACACAAACCACAGATTACCATGATCTTACGGCACAATCGATTACTTTAACCTGTGCTACTGATGATTCAATAACAGATTCCAAACTTCCACAGTCTGAAATTCCAATCTTTCCAAATCGTCCTAAATCTGCAATAACTTCAAGGGTTGTTGCTTCTGCAGCTCCTACATAG